A window of Roseobacter litoralis Och 149 genomic DNA:
AATCCGCAACCAGCGTTTTAGGGCGAGTATAGAACCTCTGCTTGAAGATCGCAATGTGCGCTCGGTCAGTCCTGCTGATTATCTGTGTGCACCTATATACCTAGTCGAAAAAGACGGTAAGGCCGTCTACCGCGACGATGACCGCCTGAGCATTTGGGGCGCAAGATTTCTGGCACCTGATCTCATGGATCAGGCATTTATGTTTCCATGAAGCCTAGCGCGCTCGGTCTGGAATGCTCCTCAGCCTTCTTAGATTAACACACGCTCATGATCTCCTGCCGGAGCCTGTTCATGTCGGCGTTCCAATTCGGACAAAAAGTTAAAAATGCAACGCACCAATCGTAGTTCAAACAACCTTCGGCCAAAGTTACGCGGTCTTTACAACGCATCTCTGCCTCAAAGCCGGACACTCCCGGTATAGCGCAAACTATATAGAGGTATATATTATGACCATTAGTACCGTTTCGTCTGTAAATCAGCTGTACACTGCCCTGTCCCAGGCACAGGGCGGAGATATAATCCAACTGGCCCCAGGTACCTACGACAAGATCGGAATCTGGAAAGGGTTGGGCTTTGATATCACATTTGACAGCCCCGTGACGATCCGGTCTATGGATCCGGACAATCCCGCCGTAATCGGTGAACTGGCGGTGCGCGATGCGGGCAATATCGTGTTTGACGGTCTCAAGTTTGATTATGATGCACCGGTTGGAAAATCGGTCTTAGACCGTCCTTTCGAGGTCACTAATTCTGACAGCATCACGATCAAGAACTCCGTATTCGAGGGAGATATTGCCGAGGGCGTAGACATACGTGCTGATGGTTTCGGTACCGGCGTTGGCCTGTCGGTCCGTGAGAGTTCGAACATGACCGTTGAGAACAATACGTTCTTTGACTTTTATAAAGCCGTAGGCATCGGTGAGACGACCGGCGTTGCTTTTACGGGTAACGACATCCACTCGGTTCGCGCGGACGGGTTGACGATGGTCAAGGTGGTCGATGCTCTGATCGAAGGCAATCACATCCATGATTTCAAGCGTAACCTGGATGCTGGCGATCATGCGGACATGATCCAGTTCTGGACCAACGGCACCGATTTTCCCAGCAGCAACATCACCATTCGTCACAACCTACTGGATATAGGGAGTGGCAATCATACCCAAGGCATCTTTATGCGCAACGAGGCGGTAGACAGTCAGGACGGTGGATTAGACATGTTCTATCGCAATATCACGATCGAGGATAACCTACTGATTAATGCGCATATTAACAGCATCGTCGTGGGTGAAACAGATGGCTTAACCATCAATGGCAATATCCTGCTGCATTCAGATGGTGAAGTGCCTCGGGATGTAGGTCACCTAGAAAACCCAAGGATCCGCCTGTCTGAGGACTCGACCAATGTGGTACTGACCAACAACGTTATGTCTTCTATGCCAGGAGTTGTCGCAAGAAATTCTGAGTGGATCGTGGCAGATAATACGATTGCTCAGTCATT
This region includes:
- a CDS encoding right-handed parallel beta-helix repeat-containing protein, with protein sequence MTISTVSSVNQLYTALSQAQGGDIIQLAPGTYDKIGIWKGLGFDITFDSPVTIRSMDPDNPAVIGELAVRDAGNIVFDGLKFDYDAPVGKSVLDRPFEVTNSDSITIKNSVFEGDIAEGVDIRADGFGTGVGLSVRESSNMTVENNTFFDFYKAVGIGETTGVAFTGNDIHSVRADGLTMVKVVDALIEGNHIHDFKRNLDAGDHADMIQFWTNGTDFPSSNITIRHNLLDIGSGNHTQGIFMRNEAVDSQDGGLDMFYRNITIEDNLLINAHINSIVVGETDGLTINGNILLHSDGEVPRDVGHLENPRIRLSEDSTNVVLTNNVMSSMPGVVARNSEWIVADNTIAQSFNHEANGYYVSAEDFLAEYAPDRMDWLEVMSSKAYPEPVVGNADVPVPGFAYDFSTQYSADFASVLTMDNAVRGDVTYEGDITDGDAFVFDSETGVVVLGKLGDYRDTDEIVVDMKFTLNNSADTGHLFNNHMRLSAAAAEDELILRVATQNEGLKTYKVDDIDLGENTEHHLTVLLDREDDHLQVILNGQVVLEDMTTDFVARDGMHNWGWTLGHKWSDSVDGSVSDFNLSDEAHFTWDADALVFV